The sequence GGAGCACCCGCATGGCCGACAGCTTGTTCTGCAGCTGCGACTTCTCGTTCTGGCAGGTCACCACGATCCCCGTCGGGATGTGGGTGAGGCGGACCGCGGAGTCGGTGGTGTTGACCGACTGGCCGCCGGGACCGCTGGAGCGGTACACGTCCACGCGCACATCGCTTTCCGGGATGTCGATGTGGTCGGTGGTGTCCACCACGGGCAGCACCTCGACGTCGGCGAACGACGTCTGACGGCGGCTCTGGTTGTCGAACGGGCTGATCCGCACCAACCGATGGGTGCCCTGCTCCACCGACAACGTGCCGTAGGCGAACGGCGCGTGCACCACGAACGTCGCGCTCTTGATGCCCGCTTCCTCGGCGTAGGAGGTGTCGAGCACCTCGACCGGGTAGCCGTGCTTCTCCGCCCAGCGGATGTACATCCGCATCAGCATCTCGGCCCAGTCCGCGGCGTCCACCCCGCCGGCACCCGAGCGGATCGTGACGACCGCCTCGCGCTCGTCGTACTCACCCGACAGCAGGGTGCGCACTTCCATCGCCTCGATGTCCGCGCGCAGGGACTTCAGCTCCTCGTCAGCCTCCGCCAGTTCCTCGGCGCCGCCCTCCTCGGTGGCCAGCTCGTAGAGCACCGGCAGGTCGTCGAGGCGGCGACGCAGCTCCTCGACCCGACGCAACTCCCCCTGGGCGTGCGACAGCTCGCTGGTGACCTGCTGTGCGCGGGCCTGGTCGTCCCACAGCTTGGGGTCGGAGGCCTCGTGTTCGAGCTTCTCGATGCGACCGCGCAGCCCTTCGACGTCGAGCACCCGCTCCACCGTGGTCAGGGTGGAGCTCAGCGCTGCGATATCAGCTTGACGGTCGGTATCCACGGGAAATCAGCCTACCGGCGTGTCGGTTCCGCCTCACTGGCGGCAACGAGCCTGCCCCGCGTTTAGCATCGGGGTGGTAACCAGCCCGGCGACGACGCGACAGCCCCTTGCGCGTCGCCAGGGCAGTGACACGGCCTACAGAAGGTTGAGTATGCGTCCATACCATGTGGCGATCGTCGGCTCGGGCCCCTCGGGTTACTTCGCCGCAGCTTCGCTGCTGAAGTTCGCCGATGCCGGAGACGATGCCGGCCCGGCACCAGACGTGCGCATCGACATGTACGAGATGCTGCCCACCCCCTGGGGGTTGGTGCGCTCCGGGGTGGCTCCCGACCATCCCAAGATCAAGTCGATCAGCGCCCAGTTC comes from Mycolicibacterium pulveris and encodes:
- the prfB gene encoding peptide chain release factor 2 gives rise to the protein MDTDRQADIAALSSTLTTVERVLDVEGLRGRIEKLEHEASDPKLWDDQARAQQVTSELSHAQGELRRVEELRRRLDDLPVLYELATEEGGAEELAEADEELKSLRADIEAMEVRTLLSGEYDEREAVVTIRSGAGGVDAADWAEMLMRMYIRWAEKHGYPVEVLDTSYAEEAGIKSATFVVHAPFAYGTLSVEQGTHRLVRISPFDNQSRRQTSFADVEVLPVVDTTDHIDIPESDVRVDVYRSSGPGGQSVNTTDSAVRLTHIPTGIVVTCQNEKSQLQNKLSAMRVLQAKLLERKRLEERAELDALKGDGGSSWGNQMRSYVLHPYQMVKDLRTEHEVGNPTAVLDGDIDGFLEAGIRWRNRRDDE